A single region of the Neodiprion pinetum isolate iyNeoPine1 chromosome 5, iyNeoPine1.2, whole genome shotgun sequence genome encodes:
- the Sps1 gene encoding inactive selenide, water dikinase-like protein, which produces MAELQGTPVTQDALSVAQLELGGNPNALALRRPFDPVAHDLDGTFRLTRFADLKGUGCKVPQEVLGKLLEGLQADDNNVQDHEHAHFMHMAIPRIGIGMDSSVTPLRHGGLSLVQTTDFFYPLVDDPYMMGKIACANVISDLYAMGVTECDNMLMLLGVSTKMTEKERDVVVPLIMRGFKDSALEAGTTVTGGQTVVNPWCTIGGVASTVCQPNEYIVPDNAVVGDVLVLTKPLGTQVAVNAHQWLDQPDRWNRIKLVVSEDDVRKAYQRAMDSMARLNRIAARLMHKYNAHGATDVTGFGLLGHAQNLAKHQKNEVSFVIHNLPVIAKMAAVAKACGNMFQLLQGHSAETSGGLLICLPREQAAAYCKDIEKQEGYQAWIIGIVEKGNRTARIIDKPRVIEVPAKEKDGELW; this is translated from the exons ATGGCCGAACTACAGGGCACGCCGGTTACTCAGGACGCACTGTCCGTGGCCCAACTTGAACTTGGAGGAAATCCTAACGCCTTGGCGCTGCGTAGGCCATTCGACCCTGTCGCACATGATCTTGACGGTACTTTCCGCCTGACACGTTTTGCTGATTTGAAAGGATGAGGGTGTAAAGTCCCTCAAGAGGTTCTTGGTAAACTTCTTGAGGGACTACAGGCGGACGATAATAACGTCCAAGATCATGAGCATGCCCATTTTATGCATATGGCTATTCCGCGCATTG GCATTGGCATGGATTCCTCCGTAACGCCGTTGAGGCATGGTGGTTTGAGCCTAGTACAGACAACGGACTTTTTTTATCCTTTAGTAGACGATCCTTACATGATGG gcAAAATTGCATGCGCCAATGTGATCAGTGATTTGTACGCTATGGGTGTTACGGAGTGCGACAATATGCTGATGCTTTTGGGGGTCAGCACCAAGATGACTGAAAAAGAAAGGGACGTTGTTGTTCCACTTATAATGAGAGGCTTCAAGGACTCTGCTCTTGAAGCAGGGACGACTGTTACTGGTGGTCAAACTGTCGTTAATCCATGGTGTACAATTGGGGGTGTTGCCTCTACGGTTTGCCAACCCAACGAATACATCGT GCCGGACAACGCGGTTGTTGGGGATGTCTTGGTGCTAACAAAGCCACTCGGAACCCAGGTGGCAGTCAACGCTCACCAGTGGCTAGATCAGCCCGATCGTTGGAATAGGATCAAACTAGTAGTCAGCGAAGATGATGTGAGAAAGGCATATCAGCGTGCAATGGACAGCATGGCTAGGCTAAACAGAATAG CTGCACGACTCATGCATAAATATAATGCACATGGGGCAACGGACGTCACAGGCTTTGGCCTCTTGGGTCATGCCCAAAACCTGGCCAAACATCAGAAGAATGAAGTTTCATTCGTTATACACAATCTTCCGGTTATTGCCAAAATGGCAGCAGTTGCTAAAGCATGTGGTAACATGTTCCAATTGCTTCAAGGCCACTCCGCAGAGACCAGTGGCGGATTGCTCATCTGTCTTCCACGAGAACAG GCTGCTGCATATTGTAAGGACATTGAAAAACAAGAGGGTTACCAAGCATGGATCATCGGGATCGTTGAGAAGGGTAATCGTACAGCGAGGATAATCGACAAACCGCGAGTCATCGAAGTACCCGCGAAGGAAAAAGATGGTGAACTCTGGTAG
- the Cerk gene encoding ceramide kinase isoform X2 — protein sequence MIKLIPCVTLPTSGIKTRWTLPLTDVLAAHYGNDADVDNTGGVDEKSQAPTSFVLHYAARGSKHKWSHHSVRMSHTDSRQVASWVKTIRNYLSGLTHRPRKIMVFVNPIGGKKKGLKIWESDVQPLLAMAGVEARMLVTERAGHIRDTLLTCNLDDVEAVACIGGDGTFSEVFNGLVLRTVKDKDLDPNDPEAVLPPPKLPVGVIPSGSTDTVAYSLHGTIDVQTAVIHIIFGDTTGLDLSSVHNNRSLLRLYASVLSYGYLGDVIRDSEKFRWMGPQRYDYSGFKKILANKGYEGEIELLSDPCHPAASTKCTENCTRCFEHTRNNDCDKEILKWRTVRGKFFMVNGANVSCACDRSPSGFSPHCHIGDGCIDVILIRHTSFLNNIRVLLRLSSRNKNLYDLPFVEVYRAREFKFRPLPSVINVPADNTEVNIPQSQPDLSVWNCDGEVIQDSNLKIRVHCQLLKVYTRRMQDSITDTSCFCPL from the exons ATGATTAAATTAATCCCATGCGTCACGCTTCCTACCAGCGGGatcaaaa CAAGGTGGACTTTACCTTTGACCGACGTCCTAGCAGCTCATTATGGCAATGATGCAGACGTAGATAACACTGGCGGTGTTGACGAAAAGTCCCAAGCCCCAACAAGTTTTGTGCTTCATTATGCGGCTCGTGGTTCTAAACACAAATGGAGTCATCACAGCGTTAGAATGAGTCACACCGATTCTAGACAAGTAGCTTCTTGGGTGAAGACTATTCGTAACTATCTGTCAG GTTTGACCCATCGTCCTAGAAAAATAATGGTCTTTGTTAATCCAATCGGGGGTAAGAAAAAGGGCTTGAAAATATGGGAAAGTGATGTTCAACCGCTGCTTGCCATGGCAGGCGTTGAAGCAAGGATGTTGGTCACCGAAAGAGCGGGACACATCCGAGACACATTGCTTACCTGCAATTTGGACGACGTTGag GCTGTTGCTTGCATTGGTGGAGACGGCACCTTTTCCGAGGTGTTCAACGGGTTGGTATTACGGACTGTAAAGGACAAGGACCTGGACCCAAATGATCCAGAAGCTGTCTTACCGCCCCCAAAATTACCAGTCGGCGTTATTCCGAGCGGAAGTACCGATACTGTAGCCTACAGCCTCCACGGGACGATCGACGTTCAAACTGCCGTTATACATATCATTTTTGGAGACACAACAGGACTCGATTTATCATCTGTCCACAATAATCGTTCCTTGCTAAGGTTATACGCTAGCGTCCTTAGCTATGGCTACCTTGGCGACGTAATCCGAGATAGTGAAAAGTTTCGCTGGATGGGACCACAGAGATACGATTATTCAG GGTTCAAGAAAATACTCGCCAACAAAGGATACGAAGGGGAAATAGAGCTCTTATCGGATCCGTGTCATCCAGCTGCTAGCACTAAATGCACAGAAAATTGTACCAGATGCTTTGAACATACACGTAATAACGATTGCGATAAAGAAATATTGA AATGGCGGACAGTGAGAGGTAAATTCTTTATGGTCAATGGTGCCAATGTTTCATGTGCATGCGATCGAAGTCCCTCAGGCTTTAGTCCACACTGTCACATCGGAGATGGATGTATTGACGTGATATTGATCAGGCACACATCGTTTTTAAATAACATCAGAGTCCTTTTGAGATTGAGCAGTAGGAATAAGAATTTG TACGATCTCCCTTTCGTCGAAGTATACAGAGCCAGGGAATTCAAATTCCGACCTCTTCCGTCTGTGATAAATGTACCTGCTGACAACACCGAGGTGAACATACCTCAATCGCAGCCTGACCTCAGCGTGTGGAATTGCGACGGCGAAGTAATTCAggattcgaatttgaaaatcag GGTACACTGCCAGTTACTTAAAGTTTATACGAGGCGCATGCAGGATTCCATTACCGATACATCTTGCTTTTGTCCGCTTTAA
- the LOC124219440 gene encoding cyclin-dependent kinase 20 — MEKYVVVGRIGEGAHGLVLKAYHVEQGNEVALKKVLLKKIDEGIPTSVLREVKTLQELRHRNVVELIDVFPVGLDFVMVFEYMPSGVWEIIRDSERPLNDSQKKTYVKMLFEGVSYMHANNVMHRDLKPANLLVNREGVLKIADFGLGRLVWDDNSHSYSHRVATRWYRAPELLYGARYYTTAVDIWAVGCIFGEILNSAPLFAGETDIEQLAIVLRLLGSPTTESWPDLTTLPDYNKITFPCHKGLPWDLIVPDATPDAIDLIKQLLVYNSSKRLTASSALKHLYFHSRPFPCPESALPNPTPDHRVQVKPEEVKGNLKRTVLFQNLLSIV, encoded by the exons ATGGAGAAATACGTTGTGGTCGGAAGGATTGGCGAAGGCGCGCATGGGCTGGTATTGAAAGCTTATCACGTCGAGCAGGGCAATGAGGTGGCGTTGAAAAAAGTATTGCTCAAAAAGATCGACGAGGGTATTCCGACCTCCGTATTACGAGAAGTCAAGACTCTGCAAGAGCTGAGACACCGCAAC GTAGTCGAGTTAATCGACGTTTTCCCAGTGGGTTTGGATTTTGTCATGGTATTCGAGTACATGCCATCCGGCGTGTGGGAGATAATTAGAGACTCGGAGAGGCCGCTAAACGATTCTCAAAAGAAAACTTACGTTAAGATGTTGTTCGAGGGTGTATCGTACATGCATGCAAATAATGTCATGCACAGG GATTTGAAACCTGCCAACTTGCTTGTGAACCGAGAGGGCGTGTTGAAAATAGCCGATTTTGGTCTTGGCCGATTGGTCTGGGACGACAACAGTCATTCCTATTCGCACCGAGTTGCAACACGATGGTATCGAGCACCGGAATTGTTGTACGGTGCACGTTATTATACTACAGCGGTAGACATATGGGCGGTGGGATGCATTTTCGGAGAAATACTTAACAGCGCGCCTTTATTCGCC GGAGAAACTGACATCGAGCAGCTGGCTATCGTTTTGCGACTGCTTGGCTCGCCGACGACGGAATCTTGGCCCGATTTGACTACTCTGCCAGATTACAACAAAATCACATTCCCGTGCCACAAAGGTTTGCCCTGGGATTTGATTGTACCAGATGCGACACCGGATGCTATAGATCTGATCAAACAGCTTCTAGTCTACAACTCATCGAAACGCTTAACTGCCTCATCG GCACTAaaacatttatattttcattcgcgGCCGTTCCCCTGCCCTGAATCTGCTTTGCCGAATCCAACGCCGGATCATCGGGTTCAAGTAAAGCCGGAAGAAGTTAAAGGAAACTTGAAACGTACAgtcttgtttcaaaatttgttgAGCATCGTGTAA
- the Cerk gene encoding ceramide kinase isoform X1 codes for MQEFNDHASDAVLLNTFVIRKKRCRVYFHRGTLIWETERPPYTRWTLPLTDVLAAHYGNDADVDNTGGVDEKSQAPTSFVLHYAARGSKHKWSHHSVRMSHTDSRQVASWVKTIRNYLSGLTHRPRKIMVFVNPIGGKKKGLKIWESDVQPLLAMAGVEARMLVTERAGHIRDTLLTCNLDDVEAVACIGGDGTFSEVFNGLVLRTVKDKDLDPNDPEAVLPPPKLPVGVIPSGSTDTVAYSLHGTIDVQTAVIHIIFGDTTGLDLSSVHNNRSLLRLYASVLSYGYLGDVIRDSEKFRWMGPQRYDYSGFKKILANKGYEGEIELLSDPCHPAASTKCTENCTRCFEHTRNNDCDKEILKWRTVRGKFFMVNGANVSCACDRSPSGFSPHCHIGDGCIDVILIRHTSFLNNIRVLLRLSSRNKNLYDLPFVEVYRAREFKFRPLPSVINVPADNTEVNIPQSQPDLSVWNCDGEVIQDSNLKIRVHCQLLKVYTRRMQDSITDTSCFCPL; via the exons ATGCAGGAATTTAACGATCATGCCTCGGATGCAGTGCTCCTCAACACGTTTGTGATTCGTAAAAAGAGATGCAGGGTATATTTTCATCGGGGAACCCTCATCTGGGAAACCGAACGACCTCCTTACA CAAGGTGGACTTTACCTTTGACCGACGTCCTAGCAGCTCATTATGGCAATGATGCAGACGTAGATAACACTGGCGGTGTTGACGAAAAGTCCCAAGCCCCAACAAGTTTTGTGCTTCATTATGCGGCTCGTGGTTCTAAACACAAATGGAGTCATCACAGCGTTAGAATGAGTCACACCGATTCTAGACAAGTAGCTTCTTGGGTGAAGACTATTCGTAACTATCTGTCAG GTTTGACCCATCGTCCTAGAAAAATAATGGTCTTTGTTAATCCAATCGGGGGTAAGAAAAAGGGCTTGAAAATATGGGAAAGTGATGTTCAACCGCTGCTTGCCATGGCAGGCGTTGAAGCAAGGATGTTGGTCACCGAAAGAGCGGGACACATCCGAGACACATTGCTTACCTGCAATTTGGACGACGTTGag GCTGTTGCTTGCATTGGTGGAGACGGCACCTTTTCCGAGGTGTTCAACGGGTTGGTATTACGGACTGTAAAGGACAAGGACCTGGACCCAAATGATCCAGAAGCTGTCTTACCGCCCCCAAAATTACCAGTCGGCGTTATTCCGAGCGGAAGTACCGATACTGTAGCCTACAGCCTCCACGGGACGATCGACGTTCAAACTGCCGTTATACATATCATTTTTGGAGACACAACAGGACTCGATTTATCATCTGTCCACAATAATCGTTCCTTGCTAAGGTTATACGCTAGCGTCCTTAGCTATGGCTACCTTGGCGACGTAATCCGAGATAGTGAAAAGTTTCGCTGGATGGGACCACAGAGATACGATTATTCAG GGTTCAAGAAAATACTCGCCAACAAAGGATACGAAGGGGAAATAGAGCTCTTATCGGATCCGTGTCATCCAGCTGCTAGCACTAAATGCACAGAAAATTGTACCAGATGCTTTGAACATACACGTAATAACGATTGCGATAAAGAAATATTGA AATGGCGGACAGTGAGAGGTAAATTCTTTATGGTCAATGGTGCCAATGTTTCATGTGCATGCGATCGAAGTCCCTCAGGCTTTAGTCCACACTGTCACATCGGAGATGGATGTATTGACGTGATATTGATCAGGCACACATCGTTTTTAAATAACATCAGAGTCCTTTTGAGATTGAGCAGTAGGAATAAGAATTTG TACGATCTCCCTTTCGTCGAAGTATACAGAGCCAGGGAATTCAAATTCCGACCTCTTCCGTCTGTGATAAATGTACCTGCTGACAACACCGAGGTGAACATACCTCAATCGCAGCCTGACCTCAGCGTGTGGAATTGCGACGGCGAAGTAATTCAggattcgaatttgaaaatcag GGTACACTGCCAGTTACTTAAAGTTTATACGAGGCGCATGCAGGATTCCATTACCGATACATCTTGCTTTTGTCCGCTTTAA